The following proteins come from a genomic window of Montipora capricornis isolate CH-2021 chromosome 9, ASM3666992v2, whole genome shotgun sequence:
- the LOC138016799 gene encoding uncharacterized protein isoform X1, translating to MRLFLLGIFVFLTWKVESLATKRTEQRTHSHVHVRRSKPTEDDGKPKDSVKRLYQMIVKRNVLTRKRRELMNGPPTTTKVEIKLRKKWLEQMTDSKSSQYKLMDGNIVDAITTELIGDTNYLSSSVITLKNSPAPNSSVLADIELQFVPGEQDPIRHLRAIVSRGHISGLMVYPDYFVALGGKKTTATSDQNTRPSYPGNIGTLIKDSPYDVKLHLPWHPFLSDMNNAQTKTLSSSIENTLRKLFAGDPSFIDVKVIGFNEDPDGNPHARVVLRFKEGGTDPEEQLKKLISGGHIGDLPVFSDYLNGPMPPASDSNTPAPSLSVPAIPAAPVSNATAAAANPPVLAPATTPTVRQASAMQPTAAQDVTAAASPEVHYLQPGESLNGTVKLNETWYDFMGNTTSTTFKILADDIAQAINAAYVPYNYSVTSEVTGLSETPDQEVLASFTIHFPPGQTPTLAPLQQLVLAGFLGGIPVFRDSVQQAGYSPTSTPTSYNYFNPNSTVISNVTLSPVYPHETTAQVAPPPQQTYNVTQPLPPTAAVTEPTLAVTVPAAPVVNETVAPALPPATSGQTMNGPTQPPGFDQLSTPPGYTGGLIPLPEGIPKSCAEIRSSGIGSQDGEYVIQARPNCHLNIICQNMDEPNPIEFLGGPQQRYWLYWHYAILIRLSAYDKQHVDRRACLENSAEGRQFIHKVMDAGARQGNPLVHWKTNIKHMINSFLGKMKKKRDLNDVTLSTKAMKIYKKFAL from the exons ATGAGACTTTTTCTCCTGGGGATTTTCGTCTTCCTAACCTGGAAGGTGGAATCTTTGGCAA CTAAAAGAACCGAACAGAGAACTCATTCTCATGTACACGTCCGTCGATCCAAGCCGACAGAGGATGATGGGAAACCCAAAGACTCCGTCAAGCGCCTTTATCAAATGATAGTAAAGAGGAACGTTTTAACGAGGAAAAGAAGGGAACTCATGAACGGTCCAC CCACGACAACGAAGGTGGAAATAAAACTGAGGAAAAAATGGCTTGAACAAATGACCGACTCGAAGAGTTCTCAGTATAAACTAATGGACGGAAATATCGTTGATGCG ataacCACTGAacttattggggacactaacTACCTCAGTTCTTCTGTAATAACATTAAA AAATTCCCCAGCGCCGAATTCTAGTGTGTTAGCAGACATTGAGCTGCAGTTCGTTCCTGGAGAGCAGGACCCAATCAGACATCTCCGAGCAATAGTGTCGCGTGGACATATATCTGGACTGATGGTCTATCCCGATTATTTCGTTGCGTTAGGAG GTAAAAAGACCACTGCGACGTCGGATCAAAATACAAGGCCGAGTTATCCAGGAAATATTGGGACCCTCA TAAAAGATTCTCCATACGACGTGAAACTTCATCTTCCCTGGCACCCCTTCCTAAGCGATATGAACAACGCTCAGACAAAGACTTTGAGTTCCAGCATTGAAAATACG TTGAGAAAACTCTTTGCGGGAGACCCATCCTTCATTGATGTCAAGGTTATCGGTTTTAA CGAAGATCCTGACGGTAACCCGCATGCGCGAGTAGTGCTCCGTTTCAAAGAAGGTGGCACGGACCCCGAGGAGcaactaaaaaaattaataagcggTGGTCACATTGGAGATTTGCCTGTATTCAGCGACTATTTGA ATGGTCCAATGCCACCAGCCTCTGATTCGAACACCCCTGCTCCCTCCCTTTCTGTTCCGGCTATTCCCGCTGCACCTGTATCTAatgcaacagcagcagcagctaaCCCACCCGTACTTGCACCTGCAACCACGCCAACCGTACGACAGGCTTCTGCCATGCAGCCCACTGCCGCACAGGACGTTACTGCAGCTGCCTCACCAGAGGTTCATTACCTTCAGCCCGGTGAAT CTCTGAATGGAACAGtgaaattaaacgagacttggTATGACTTCATGGGAAATACAACAAGTACAACTTTCAAAATATTGGCGGATGATATTGCTCAAGCG ATCAATGCTGCATACGTGCCCTACAATTACAGTGTCACGTCAGAGGTCACAGGTCTGAG CGAGACACCCGACCAAGAAGTTCTGGCTTCCTTCACGATTCATTTTCCCCCCGGACAGACCCCAACTTTAGCTCCTCTCCAGCAATTGGTTTTGGCGGGGTTCCTTGGTGGAATTCCTGTATTCAGAGACTCTGTTCAACAAGCAG gTTATTCTCCTACTTCAACACCAACATCTTACAATTATTTTAATCCAAATTCAACAG TCATATCCAACGTCACATTGTCACCTGTGTATCCACATGAGACCACTGCACAAGTTGCGCCACCACCACAGCAGACATATAACGTTACGCAACCTTTGCCGCCAACTGCAGCCGTAACAGAACCAACCTTAGCCGTTACTGTACCAGCTGCACCCGTGGTAAACGAAACAGTAGCTCCAGCGTTGCCACCAGCCACTTCCG GACAAACCATGAATGGTCCAACACAACCGCCGGGTTTCGACCAGCTGTCCACACCACCAGGTTACACAGGGGGACTCATTCCTCTACCAGAAG GAATTCCAAAGTCATGTGCCGAAATTCGTTCATCCGGAATTGGATCCCAGGACGGCGAGTACGTTATTCAGGCGCGACCAAATTGTCACTTGAACATCATCTGTCAGAACATGGATGAGCCCAATCCGATTGAGTTCCTTGGTGGTCCGCAACAAAGATACTGGTTGTACTGGCATTATGCTATACTTATAAGACTATCAGCATATGACAAACAACACGTGGACAGAAGGGCGTGTCTTGAAAATTCCG CGGAGGGGCGTCAGTTTATTCACAAAGTGATGGACGCGGGAGCCAGGCAAGGAAATCCACTTGTTCACTGGAAAACCAATATCAAGCACATGATCAAcagttttcttggaaaaatgaagaaaaagagggATTTGAATGACGTCACCCTGAGTACCAAAGCAATGAAGATTTACAAAAA GTTTGCCCTTTGA
- the LOC138016799 gene encoding uncharacterized protein isoform X2 produces the protein MRLFLLGIFVFLTWKVESLATKRTEQRTHSHVHVRRSKPTEDDGKPKDSVKRLYQMIVKRNVLTRKRRELMNGPPTTTKVEIKLRKKWLEQMTDSKSSQYKLMDGNIVDAITTELIGDTNYLSSSVITLKNSPAPNSSVLADIELQFVPGEQDPIRHLRAIVSRGHISGLMVYPDYFVALGGKKTTATSDQNTRPSYPGNIGTLIKDSPYDVKLHLPWHPFLSDMNNAQTKTLSSSIENTLRKLFAGDPSFIDVKVIGFNEDPDGNPHARVVLRFKEGGTDPEEQLKKLISGGHIGDLPVFSDYLNGPMPPASDSNTPAPSLSVPAIPAAPVSNATAAAANPPVLAPATTPTVRQASAMQPTAAQDVTAAASPEVHYLQPGESLNGTVKLNETWYDFMGNTTSTTFKILADDIAQAINAAYVPYNYSVTSEVTGLSETPDQEVLASFTIHFPPGQTPTLAPLQQLVLAGFLGGIPVFRDSVQQAGYSPTSTPTSYNYFNPNSTVISNVTLSPVYPHETTAQVAPPPQQTYNVTQPLPPTAAVTEPTLAVTVPAAPVVNETVAPALPPATSGQTMNGPTQPPGFDQLSTPPGYTGGLIPLPEGIPKSCAEIRSSGIGSQDGEYVIQARPNCHLNIICQNMDEPNPIEFLGGPQQRYWLYWHYAILIRLSAYDKQHVDRRACLENSAEGRQFIHKVMDAGARQGNPLVHWKTNIKHMINSFLGKMKKKRDLNDVTLSTKAMKIYKK, from the exons ATGAGACTTTTTCTCCTGGGGATTTTCGTCTTCCTAACCTGGAAGGTGGAATCTTTGGCAA CTAAAAGAACCGAACAGAGAACTCATTCTCATGTACACGTCCGTCGATCCAAGCCGACAGAGGATGATGGGAAACCCAAAGACTCCGTCAAGCGCCTTTATCAAATGATAGTAAAGAGGAACGTTTTAACGAGGAAAAGAAGGGAACTCATGAACGGTCCAC CCACGACAACGAAGGTGGAAATAAAACTGAGGAAAAAATGGCTTGAACAAATGACCGACTCGAAGAGTTCTCAGTATAAACTAATGGACGGAAATATCGTTGATGCG ataacCACTGAacttattggggacactaacTACCTCAGTTCTTCTGTAATAACATTAAA AAATTCCCCAGCGCCGAATTCTAGTGTGTTAGCAGACATTGAGCTGCAGTTCGTTCCTGGAGAGCAGGACCCAATCAGACATCTCCGAGCAATAGTGTCGCGTGGACATATATCTGGACTGATGGTCTATCCCGATTATTTCGTTGCGTTAGGAG GTAAAAAGACCACTGCGACGTCGGATCAAAATACAAGGCCGAGTTATCCAGGAAATATTGGGACCCTCA TAAAAGATTCTCCATACGACGTGAAACTTCATCTTCCCTGGCACCCCTTCCTAAGCGATATGAACAACGCTCAGACAAAGACTTTGAGTTCCAGCATTGAAAATACG TTGAGAAAACTCTTTGCGGGAGACCCATCCTTCATTGATGTCAAGGTTATCGGTTTTAA CGAAGATCCTGACGGTAACCCGCATGCGCGAGTAGTGCTCCGTTTCAAAGAAGGTGGCACGGACCCCGAGGAGcaactaaaaaaattaataagcggTGGTCACATTGGAGATTTGCCTGTATTCAGCGACTATTTGA ATGGTCCAATGCCACCAGCCTCTGATTCGAACACCCCTGCTCCCTCCCTTTCTGTTCCGGCTATTCCCGCTGCACCTGTATCTAatgcaacagcagcagcagctaaCCCACCCGTACTTGCACCTGCAACCACGCCAACCGTACGACAGGCTTCTGCCATGCAGCCCACTGCCGCACAGGACGTTACTGCAGCTGCCTCACCAGAGGTTCATTACCTTCAGCCCGGTGAAT CTCTGAATGGAACAGtgaaattaaacgagacttggTATGACTTCATGGGAAATACAACAAGTACAACTTTCAAAATATTGGCGGATGATATTGCTCAAGCG ATCAATGCTGCATACGTGCCCTACAATTACAGTGTCACGTCAGAGGTCACAGGTCTGAG CGAGACACCCGACCAAGAAGTTCTGGCTTCCTTCACGATTCATTTTCCCCCCGGACAGACCCCAACTTTAGCTCCTCTCCAGCAATTGGTTTTGGCGGGGTTCCTTGGTGGAATTCCTGTATTCAGAGACTCTGTTCAACAAGCAG gTTATTCTCCTACTTCAACACCAACATCTTACAATTATTTTAATCCAAATTCAACAG TCATATCCAACGTCACATTGTCACCTGTGTATCCACATGAGACCACTGCACAAGTTGCGCCACCACCACAGCAGACATATAACGTTACGCAACCTTTGCCGCCAACTGCAGCCGTAACAGAACCAACCTTAGCCGTTACTGTACCAGCTGCACCCGTGGTAAACGAAACAGTAGCTCCAGCGTTGCCACCAGCCACTTCCG GACAAACCATGAATGGTCCAACACAACCGCCGGGTTTCGACCAGCTGTCCACACCACCAGGTTACACAGGGGGACTCATTCCTCTACCAGAAG GAATTCCAAAGTCATGTGCCGAAATTCGTTCATCCGGAATTGGATCCCAGGACGGCGAGTACGTTATTCAGGCGCGACCAAATTGTCACTTGAACATCATCTGTCAGAACATGGATGAGCCCAATCCGATTGAGTTCCTTGGTGGTCCGCAACAAAGATACTGGTTGTACTGGCATTATGCTATACTTATAAGACTATCAGCATATGACAAACAACACGTGGACAGAAGGGCGTGTCTTGAAAATTCCG CGGAGGGGCGTCAGTTTATTCACAAAGTGATGGACGCGGGAGCCAGGCAAGGAAATCCACTTGTTCACTGGAAAACCAATATCAAGCACATGATCAAcagttttcttggaaaaatgaagaaaaagagggATTTGAATGACGTCACCCTGAGTACCAAAGCAATGAAGATTTACAAAAAGTAA
- the LOC138016801 gene encoding uncharacterized protein, which yields MASAGPIYSDHVPNYYQILGVNENASSEEIYRAFRLRALEVHPDKNPEDKVGATKEFQLLTRAKIVLLDPEKRQNLDETLIDNGVRNWKALPLLCSICTKSKSKEATKCLKGMGHINPVVEEFRSASTEYKYKMTQRSKKSQSENEFIIALREVLNNFIATDWYRLYPLAANRKQKRPSKEKVSPLRTFPGASYSASGSNNHKSSVPSAAEVVEILDLSLVRDSKGTVPVYPSFMPDFPIYDLSSLSDSELEQIRQYFCLASEKPSSRDLAIKELNLIIPKCTVKSRSSGEQQRRPRHVCQQCGRTRFSSATLFFSPFLSCFVCEAVCCRDCLSSTDRKISTSGSYDLRKICKTCLTAFRSREAATWLTHGHYLFRTDAKYLEVAIAMYNLSNELHPSDNGIIKQARALLTCEKYEQLVKYGKEVLRTTSLERENAQELQKMVAESLMKIANDTDDSDLLMKADKYEEAINWTAQLTEEDGGEFGAAVHDLKVEAMRRRQHCFEVHERAKMRRVNMLFSNVIAAVREGSLLKVFLLLQDMDEEIKLACSKKLSKESQETYSQYGKLLLRLVETMVTFDVNPADAMSQMADIFWSGYSLFLEKNSREHVFDFVIRFTCQLLQGSNSLLLEKLQEISPTNFLQCLHLTENDLLSPPDIEKRLWENFSVEGCNMKMFLKYELAVKKLSETKKWSPFKVALFYYDLTFACNHPSQLLATLITSAQWFARQLSSPNSNDALKYWCKQMIMKLTNSTAGLAFEFGIHPHMQYYLARIVVGLQFYASSKAPLGSQDDATIIGTHLKWLVASGRLCPLHKMPIVSPTESVLLDVISRDLYSEYLLKLQDKLPPEWRPVSEAVLRYHLYENYWFKRCPLQDPTGNGLRLTAMTELLHAEGWSWDGVQQHLQWNMVPLDSEGWLVSNHPLLEPVASSGVHQLVGLEINKNDFSVHLLIREKSRRSPSLLCWEDIAMGLTINPGCFFSLEAVTPQETLYHPFNKQIYGPKELQASRLLNTLFHTDYLLKQFSTGFEISSYPPFHKRPVHEGLLKGLPKTLQESLLPIHKRGHSLSRVHRFWIQADEMEFDVHENENSVRWLFGDVHMNVRCKPMFHTQDGELQDQDVEGPDPDSPEGSFVADFNKNYDQIGKYFPEFLRLKELCKAQFLGTFVSSFEESLGEQRRRFESEEMRAKYREIYSSTLEKAQDDIEKTLNDLLDKIKRETGWFISEEVIRQVHQQGSIPAPYTEIYNWIRNDDPRAIAKRMARERVPSVQKIKQQIIDDHIAKLGRCQSSFSALKNNCKRVIHSTHLVNECCWVPAVCHSGDGKLIYGGVTLSPKTHKVTLPQGRHVNRVALTSTFHGFREKVKPPSVKPFTPPRTNARKVAPSSGPPGDGSGGGSSSGDSDSDSNSCKRRGNLSEKGGDTCNRDNATHGQLQKDTEVTRKLFGLNEENRIRKGKKSPKCEQYHLPCWPKRNAGETVLLAFSSLGRVHPGKESPRDKDQPDKSVESALMSIKQGRNPWQNSQFGFIGQMKPPGGEFTWTIIARNSSDDKRPTLELQRLVSLNGKNVKKRIKIRFGGELE from the exons ATTTTAGGTGTGAATGAAAATGCATCGAGTGAAGAAATTTATCGTGCTTTCCGTCTGCGTGCACTTGAGGTACACCCAGACAAGAACCCGGAGGATAAAGTCGGCGCTACTAAAGAATTTCAGCTTCTAACTCGTGCCAAAATTGTTCTCTTGGATCCTGAAAAGCGGCAAAATCTAGATGAAACTTTGATTGACAATGGTGTGCGCAACTGGAAGGCCTTGCCTCTTTTGTGCAGTATTTGCACCAAATCCAAATCCAAGGAAGCAACGAAATGTCTAAAAGGAATGGGTCACATAAATCCAGTTGTAGAAGAATTCAGGTCAGCTTCAACAGAGTACAAGTACAAAATGACGCAGAGATCAAAAAAGTCACAGAGTGAGAATGAATTTATAATTGCTCTTCGAGAAGTGCTGAACAACTTTATCGCCACCGATTGGTATAGATTGTATCCGTTAGCCGCAAATCGAAAGCAGAAGCGTCCTTCAAAAGAGAAAGTTAGTCCACTGCGTACTTTTCCTGGTGCGAGCTACTCGGCAAGTGGAAGCAACAACCACAAGTCTTCTGTTCCCTCTGCAGCTGAGGTTGTTGAAATCTTAGACCTGTCTCTCGTTCGTGATTCCAAGGGAACTGTTCCAGTGTATCCATCTTTCATGCCAGATTTTCCAATTTATGACCTATCAAGTCTATCCGACAGTGAGTTGGAACAGATTCGTCAGTACTTTTGCCTCGCTAGTGAAAAGCCATCTTCTCGAGACTTGGCTATTAAGGAACTGAACTTGATCATTCCAAAATGTACCGTTAAGTCCAGATCATCTGGTGAACAACAACGCAGGCCGAGGCATGTCTGTCAGCAGTGTGGAAGAACGCGTTTTTCTTCAGCTACTCTCTTTTTCAGCCCTTTTCTTTCCTGTTTCGTCTGCGAAGCAGTCTGTTGCCGGGATTGTCTGTCCAGCACCGACAGAAAAATCTCCACAAGTGGCTCATacgatttaagaaaaatatgcAAAACTTGTTTGACCGCTTTCAGGTCAAGAGAGGCAGCAACATGGTTGACACATGGTCATTACCTGTTTAGAACAGATGCAAAGTACCTGGAAGTTGCAATAGCTATGTACAACCTGTCCAATGAGTTGCATCCATCAGACAACGGCATCATAAAGCAAGCTCGGGCTCTGCTCACATGTGAAAAGTATGAACAGCTAGTGAAGTACGGGAAAGAAGTACTTCGCACAACTTCTTTAGAGCGGGAAAATGCTCAGGAGCTTCAGAAAATGGTTGCGGAATCCCTTATGAAAATAGCAAACGATACCGACGATTCCGATTTGTTGATGAAAGCTGACAAGTATGAGGAAGCAATCAATTGGACTGCGCAGTTAACTGAAGAGGATGGTGGGGAATTTGGAGCTGCGGTCCACGATTTAAAGGTTGAGGCGATGAGGAGGCGACAACATTGCTTTGAGGTCCATGAAAGGGCTAAGATGCGAAGAGTGAATATGCTATTCTCAAATGTGATTGCAGCCGTCAGAGAGGGCTCATTGCTGAAGGTGTTTTTGCTTTTACAAGACATGGATGAAGAGATCAAACTTGCTTGCTCAAAGAAGTTGTCAAAAGAATCACAAGAAACGTACAGTCAGTACGGTAAACTGCTGTTACGACTTGTTGAGACGATGGTAACATTTGATGTTAACCCAGCCGATGCTATGAGTCAAATGGCTGACATATTTTGGAGCGGTTATTCTCTCTTTCTGGAGAAAAACAGCAGAGAACACGTTTTCGACTTTGTGATCCGTTTCACATGTCAGCTATTGCAGGGAAGTAATAGTTTGCTACTGGAGAAATTACAAGAAATTTCGCCCACCAATTTTTTGCAGTGTCTTCATCTTACTGAAAACGACTTGTTATCACCACCAGACATTGAGAAGAGATTGTGGGAAAACTTTAGCGTGGAAGGCTGCAACATGAAGATGTTTCTAAAATACGAATTGGCGGTAAAGAAGCTCTCGGAGACCAAAAAGTGGTCTCCTTTCAAAGTTGCCCTTTTCTATTACGATCTCACTTTTGCATGTAACCACCCGTCCCAACTTTTGGCAACATTGATTACGTCTGCACAGTGGTTTGCAAGACAACTGTCCAGTCCCAACTCTAATGACGCATTAAAATATTGGTGCAAACAAATGATTATGAAACTCACCAACTCGACAGCTGGACTGGCCTTTGAGTTCGGCATCCATCCACATATGCAGTACTATTTGGCACGAATAGTGGTAGGGCTCCAATTTTATGCTTCCTCCAAGGCACCCCTTGGAAGTCAAGATGACGCAACAATCATTGGGACGCATTTGAAGTGGCTGGTTGCTTCAGGGCGTCTTTGTCCATTACACAAAATGCCAATCGTCTCTCCAACGGAATCTGTTCTTTTGGACGTTATATCACGAGACCTTTACTCTGAGTACCTGTTGAAACTCCAAGATAAACTGCCGCCTGAGTGGAGACCTGTTTCAGAAGCCGTACTTCGTTACCATCTTTATGAGAACTACTGGTTCAAAAGGTGTCCACTGCAAGATCCAACTGGAAATGGCCTCCGTTTGACCGCCATGACTGAGTTGCTGCATGCTGAAGGTTGGTCATGGGATGGTGTTCAGCAACATCTCCAGTGGAATATGGTTCCACTGGACAGCGAAGGATGGCTTGTTAGTAACCACCCACTGTTAGAACCTGTTGCCTCAAGTGGTGTGCATCAACTTGTTGGTTTGGAAATCAACAAAAATGACTTCAGTGTCCATCTGTTGATAAGAGAGAAATCCAGACGATCGCCATCACTTTTATGCTGGGAAGATATTGCCATGGGATTAACCATAAATCCTGGATGCTTTTTCAGCTTGGAAGCTGTAACTCCCCAGGAAACGCTCTATCATCCCTTCAACAAACAAATATATGGGCCAAAGGAATTGCAAGCAAGCAGATTGCTCAATACTTTGTTCCACACCGACTACCTCCTTAAGCAGTTCAGTACGGGGTTCGAGATTTCATCGTATCCACCTTTTCACAAACGTCCCGTCCACGAAGGTTTACTGAAGGGTCTCCCTAAGACCCTACAGGAATCTCTTTTGCCAATACATAAACGTGGTCACTCTTTAAGCCGAGTTCATCGATTCTGGATTCAAGCGGATGAAATGGAGTTCGATGTTCACGAAAACGAGAATTCAGTTCGTTGGTTGTTTGGAGATGTCCACATGAACGTTCGGTGCAAGCCCATGTTTCACACACAGGATGGAGAACTGCAAGACCAAGATGTTGAAGGTCCAGATCCTGACAGCCCAGAAGGAAGTTTCGTTGCTGACTTCAACAAAAATTATGATCAGATAGGAAAGTATTTTCCTGAATTCCTGCGCTTGAAGGAACTTTGCAAAGCTCAATTCCTTGGAACGTTTGTTTCGAGCTTTGAAGAGAGTTTGGGGGAACAAAGAAGACGATTCGAAAGCGAAGAAATGCGCGCTAAATATCGCGAAATTTATTCATCAACTTTGGAAAAAGCGCAGGATGACATCGAAAAAACCCTGAATGATCTGTTGGATAAAATAAAGCGAGAAACTGGGTGGTTTATCAGTGAAGAGGTGATTCGACAGGTTCATCAACAAGGAAGCATTCCAGCGCCATACACTGAAATTTATAACTGGATACGTAATGATGATCCAAGGGCGATTGCAAAGAGAATGGCAAGAGAACGTGTCCCATCTGTCCAGAAGATTAAACAACAAATCATAGATGATCATATAGCGAAACTAGGACGTTGTCAAAGTTCATTTTCTGCTCTGAAGAATAATTGCAAAAGGGTCATTCATTCCACTCATCTGGTAAACGAATGTTGTTGGGTGCCGGCTGTCTGCCACTCTGGAGACGGGAAACTCATCTATGGAGGAGTGACATTGTCGCCGAAAACACACAAGGTTACTCTCCCACAGGGAAGGCATGTCAACAGGGTGGCTCTGACTTCAACCTTTCATGGATTTCGTGAAAAAGTAAAACCACCATCTGTGAAACCATTTACTCCTCCACGAACTAACGCAAGAAAAGTTGCTCCTTCCTCCGGTCCACCCGGTGATGGCTCTGGCGGCGGTTCGTCTTCAGGTGACAGCGACAGTGACAGTAACAGTTGTAAGAGACGAGGGAATCTTTCAGAAAAAGGAG GTGATACTTGCAATAGAGACAATGCGACCCATGGACAACTACAAAAAGACACCGAGGTGACGAGGAAATTGTTTGGCTTAAATGAGGAAAACCGCatcagaaaaggaaaaaaatctccAAAATGCGAACAGTATCACTTACCCTGCTGGCCAAAACGAAACGCAGGGGAAACCGTTTTGCTGGCATTCAGTTCTTTGGGGCGTGTCCACCCTGGCAAAGAATCACCAAGAG ACAAGGATCAGCCAGATAAGAGCGTTGAATCGGCCCTAATGAGCATTAAACAAGGCAGAAATCCCTGGCAGAATTCTCAGTTTGGCTTCATAGGCCAAATGAAGCCTCCAGGTGGCGAGTTCACGTGGACTATTATAGCACGCAACAGCTCCGACGACAAACGACCAACCTTAGAACTCCAACGCCTCGTTTCCCTTAATGGAAAGAATGTAAAAAAGCGTATTAAGATTCGTTTTGGTGGTGAACTTGAGTAA